In Helianthus annuus cultivar XRQ/B chromosome 3, HanXRQr2.0-SUNRISE, whole genome shotgun sequence, a single window of DNA contains:
- the LOC110932128 gene encoding uncharacterized protein LOC110932128, producing the protein MIAGTREFKGNTCLQRGLKKKIQGKVEGSRSWVVAGIAQDSFDVDDGGKRGLVDFSNGTCSCWVWQVSGLPCGHVIVVSRFLGEPDCAYYAMSCYTNEVYKSTYEEHINPAHDKSEWEIPDGLVNLQPPPLITKRLAGRPKENKRILLLGEDPTPIYCEKSLL; encoded by the exons ATGATCGCCGGAACAAGGGAATTCAAGGGGAACACTTGCTTACAACGTGGgctcaaaaaaaaaattcaaggcAAAGTTGAAGGTTCTCGTTCGTGGGTGGTTGCTGGAATTGCTCAGGACAGTTTTGACGTTGATGACGGTGGAAAGAGAGGTTTAGTTGACTTCTCTAATGGAACATGCAGTTGTTGGGTTTGGCAAGTATCTGGGTTACCTTGCGGGCACGTTATTGTGGTATCTAGATTTTTAGGTGAACCAGATTGTGCTTATTATGCGATGTCATGTTACACTAATGAAGTTTATAAATCCACGTATGAGGAGCATATAAATCCAGCCCATGATAAATCAGAGTGGGAAATACCCGATGGACTGGTGAATCTGCAACCACCGCCCCTTATTACAAAACGACTAGCCGGACGTCCGAAAGAAAACAAACGAATCCTATTGCTAGGAGAGGACCCCACTCCCATATACTGCG AAAAAAgtcttttataa